From Hoplias malabaricus isolate fHopMal1 chromosome 11, fHopMal1.hap1, whole genome shotgun sequence, a single genomic window includes:
- the cttnbp2 gene encoding cortactin-binding protein 2 has product MDNLSKPELLTLLSIMEGELEARDLVIEALRARRKEVFLQERYGHFSLTDPFLALQRDYESGAGQKDRRPVSASPISVLEAVMAHCRKMQERMSAQLAAAESRQKRLEMEKLQLQSLEQEHRKLSAQLKDEREKNKHVVMMLVRECKQLAARVMEESQRFEELSTRSEQEGRSSGRLEEELAAERRRSQQMEAEMEKQLAEFDTEREQLRARLSREETRAAELRAESENLRQQVEHLRTERGKDAPSLPPPSAAVKPKSTLSIAVGTEAASCRVAASQTDLLPDHEAPKKVPLTIPVKPTSSNYASMNLPKTTTPGRGLHHGASQAENGGEGQTVQNTAHGLHSPGSATTLPTGVSPRVQAARYKFQPSASEQDQNGTAGQGPPSRDLSPTNRDNFAAKQQARHTVTQVLSRFTSPPAGGPPAALRPGLSHSASEGGPFAGRLGHPQIGIKSPTVARIDRGNPPPIPPKKPGLSQTPSPPHPPIKVVGEASRSPGVGLGVGPAKSAATPQLPPKPSLDLGGAVPALTASQVGVPCASRQRGSRPATACVDCPPVTTTTTAIATIVSSPCVNPASVPSHSPKHPGSPLAAASGWCPSIVPSVTCGGPVPLDDGHTLLLQAASQGNVTLLSMLLNQDPPMDISHLQPDLTSALFSPARNGHTECLNLLLTLGLSADASDENGFTPLHVAAASGHHGCVQALLGYGVEVERECVGGRTSLILASEHGSVECVKILLDAGANRFHITDDNCTALHAAVSLGHVGPLKLLLYHPSPKPERGGSASDPDTRHAHPRPVMSRHILNHANKDGWTAAHIAASRGYKKCLEVLCSHSEQDIEKRDKCNRTIHDVATDDCKDLLENLECYRVLVQVHTDSRERLCPVDLLEDGPTIGTVTIQRHTSWAELRKILNHLLTNHLQLVCGSWELQEGQGGADTPLGLSSDSVATVKIGDAVWLPGQDLAQSPWDLIRKRLSQRISIILKGLAECALDEMTYDSLIPLQLLQNYARLVEQYRNVIFHGLEGSFQEYIARQIAHHVMHRQEAMGIGCDVIRVEIEEGLSKDQLLEAFINCGFLISVREAAPGRSVVALLEGLEKAQSLSHLLEDLCEALENRGSLYSLSLDHGPDGLYYFQEGSFLIGTLAKPRLQGPELRLQQHFRWVQLRWDTEPLSGMLGRHLRRKLLHKTQGQCWALDDPVHRALSWVCSVWQQLNGCLSRLGTPEALLGPHVFLSCPVLPEQTHAVLKWLARLWNVVVVPRVEDAVISRVTAKRSPSQRRSPSNKGLSPGQRAVVRAALSILLNKAVLQGCPLARSEIDRLLPEFRGGCFPLSSISSSYRKGGRKGRDNGAWRRSNTSPRKKGSPASGRTSNSSLREGSVANSDIHLMTSANHPRLSDGDPVTLSFGSDDETDLIRELQTMCSSKSEPDISKIALSQEDFILLPGSSRLAPQRKTEQSCTGLQARARTQGSVETSQPPPQQIDSSHSAGSSASPRRAARPRSQLPVPSSRGLHQTNSNPHPASTTTTISSSSRPSQSHKSTPSRIHASSRTRQTPSNNRNNQSEEEIWILNSHQNYSNHE; this is encoded by the exons GCTCGGAGGAAGGAGGTGTTCCTGCAGGAGCGTTACGGCCATTTCAGCTTGACTGACCCATTCCTGGCCTTGCAGAGAGACTATGAGTCTGGGGCAGGGCAGAAGGATCGCCGGCCTGTCAGTGCCAGCCCAATCAGTGTTCTGGAGGCTGTTATGGCTCACTGCCGCAAGATGCAAGAAAGGATGTCTGCCCAGTTAGCAGCTGCTGAGAGCAGGCAGAAGAGG CTGGAGATGGAGAAGCTACAGCTGCAGAGCCTGGAGCAGGAGCACCGCAAGCTATCAGCACAGCTGAAGGACGAGCGCGAGAAGAACAAGCACGTTGTGATGATGCTGGTGCGCGAGTGCAAACAGCTGGCGGCACGAGTGATGGAGGAGAGCCAGCGCTTTGAGGAACTCTCCACGCGCTCCGAGCAGGAGGGTCGCTCCTCAGGCCGCCTGGAGGAGGAGCTGGCAGCTGAGCGTCGCCGTAGCCAGCAGATGGAGGCCGAGATGGAGAAACAGCTGGCTGAGTTCGACACAGAGCGTGAGCAGCTGCGGGCTCGGCTGAGCCGCGAGGAAACCCGCGCTGCTGAGCTCAGAGCAGAGAGTGAAAACCTGCGGCAGCAGGTGGAGCATCTTAGGACTGAGCGGGGCAAAGATGCCCCATCTCTGCCCCCACCCTCAGCGGCGGTCAAGCCCAAGAGCACTCTGTCAATCGCTGTTGGCACAGAGGCAGCAAGTTGCAGGGTAGCCGCATCCCAGACAGACCTGCTGCCTGATCACGAGGCACCAAAGAAAGTGCCGCTAACTATCCCTGTTAAGCCAACCAGCTCTAACTACGCTAGCATGAACCTACCCAAGACCACCACCCCAGGGAGGGGACTGCACCATGGTGCCTCTCAGGCGGAGAATGGAGGGGAAGGCCAGACAGTGCAGAACACAGCTCATGGTTTACACTCGCCTGGCAGTGCCACCACCCTGCCTACAGGGGTGAGCCCACGCGTCCAGGCGGCCCGCTACAAATTCCAGCCCTCAGCTTCAGAGCAGGACCAAAATGGCACTGCAGGTCAGGGGCCTCCGTCCCGGGACCTGTCCCCCACCAACCGAGACAACTTTGCCGCAAAACAGCAGGCGCGCCACACAGTAACACAAGTCCTCTCGCGCTTCACCAGCCCACCAGCAGGGGGTCCCCCTGCAGCCCTCAGACCTGGCCTGTCCCACTCCGCTTCAGAGGGGGGACCCTTTGCTGGGCGCCTTGGTCACCCGCAGATCGGCATTAAATCGCCCACGGTGGCACGTATCGACAGGGGCAACCCGCCTCCCATCCCACCAAAAAAGCCTGGACTATCTCAGACGCCGTCACCTCCTCACCCACCGATTAAAGTGGTGGGCGAGGCCAGTAGGTCCCCAGGGGTCGGATTGGGGGTGGGGCCCGCCAAGTCAGCTGCTACACCCCAGCTTCCTCCCAAGCCCTCCCTGGACTTGGGGGGTGCGGTCCCAGCCTTGACAGCGTCTCAGGTGGGTGTGCCCTGCGCTTCCAGGCAGCGGGGGTCCCGACCAGCCACAGCATGCGTGGATTGTCCCCCtgtcaccaccaccaccaccgccaTCGCTACCATTGTCAGTAGCCCCTGCGTAAACCCTGCTAGTGTTCCATCCCATAGCCCCAAGCACCCGGGCAGTCCCCTGGCAGCAGCATCAG GCTGGTGTCCCTCCATAGTCCCCTCAGTAACCTGTGGTGGCCCCGTCCCCCTGGATGACGGGCACACCCTTTTGCTCCAAGCTGCTTCCCAGGGAAATGTCACTTTATTGTCTATGCTGCTTAATCAAGATCCACCAATGGATATTAGTCACCTCCAACCAGACCTGACCTCTGCCTTGTTTTCTCCTGCTCGAAATGGACACACAG AATGCTTGAACCTACTGCTGACCTTGGGGTTGTCTGCTGACGCTTCTGATGAAAATGGATTTACCCCCTTACACGTCGCTGCTGCTAGTGGCCACCATGG GTGTGTGCAGGCTCTGCTGGGCTACGGCGTGGAGGTAGAGCGAGAGTGTGTAGGTGGCCGGACCTCGCTGATCCTGGCCTCTGAGCATGgcagtgtggagtgtgtgaaaatCCTGCTGGATGCCGGAGCGAACCGCTTTCACATCACTGAT GATAACTGCACTGCTCTACATGCCGCCGTTAGTTTGGGTCATGTGGGTCCCCTCAAGCTCCTGCTGTACCATCCGTCTCCAAAGCCTGAGAGGGGTGGCTCAGCATCTGATCCAGATACGCGACATGCACACCCGCGCCCAGTCATGTCCAGACACATCCTCAACCACGCCAACAAGGATGGCTGGACTGCAGCCCACATTGCTGCATCCAGAGGCTACAAG aAATGCCTGGAGGTTTTGTGTAGCCACAGTGAACAGGACATTGAAAAGCGTGACAAATGTAATCGCACTATACATGACGTGGCCACCGATGACTGCAAAGATTTACTGGAGAACCTGG agtGTTACAGGGTTCTGGTTCAGGTGCACACCGACTCACGGGAGCGTCTTTGCCCTGTCGATCTCCTGGAAGACGGCCCCACCATCGGCACAGTCACCATTCAGCGCCACACCAGCTGGGCAGAGCTAAGGAAGATACTGAACCACCTGCTGACCAATCACCTCCAGCTGGTGTGTGGGAGCTGGGAGCTGCAGGAGGGGCAGGGAGGAGCGGACACACCCCTAGGCCTGTCCTCAGACAGTGTGGCCacagtgaagatag GTGATGCTGTTTGGCTGCCTGGGCAGGACCTGGCCCAATCTCCTTGGGACCTAATCCGAAAGCGCCTGAGCCAGCGGATCTCCATCATCCTCAAAG GCCTGGCGGAGTGTGCTCTGGACGAGATGACTTACGACTCTCTGATCCCTCTCCAACTGCTGCAGAACTATGCGCGCCTG GTTGAACAGTATCGTAATGTCATTTTCCATGGACTGGAGGGGAGCTTCCAGGAGTACATCGCCAGACAGATTGCCCACCATGTCATG CACAGGCAGGAGGCCATGGGGATAGGTTGTGATGTCATCCGTGTGGAGATAGAGGAGGGTCTGAGTAAAGATCAACTGCTGGAAGCCTTCATCAACTGTG GGTTCCTGATCTCTGTGCGTGAGGCTGCTCCAGGCCGGAGCGTGGTGGCGCTGTTGGAGGGTCTCGAAAAagcccagtcactcagtcacttgcTTGAAGACCTTTGTGAGGCTTTGGAGAACCGCGGCTCCCTCTACTCGCTCTCCCTCGACCATG GTCCAGACGGGTTGTACTACTTCCAGGAGGGGAGCTTTCTGATTGGCACATTAGCCAAGCCACGGCTGCAGGGTCCAGAGCTGAGACTGCAGCAGCACTTTCGCTGGGTGCAGCTGCGCTGGGACACTGAGCCTCTCAGCGGCATGCTGGGACGCCATCTTCGCAGGAAACTCCTCCACAAG ACTCAAGGCCAGTGTTGGGCACTTGATGACCCTGTGCACAGAGCTCTCTCCTGGGTGTGTTCGGTCTGGCAGCAGCTTAACGGCTGCCTCTCTCGGCTGGGGACCCCTGAGGCCCTCCTGGGCCCTCACGTCTTtctctcctgtccagtcctgcCTGAACAGACCCACGCTGTCCTAAA GTGGTTGGCCCGCTTGTGGAATGTGGTGGTGGTCCCGCGAGTGGAGGATGCTGTCATCTCCAGGGTAACAGCCAAGCGCTCGCCCTCACAGAGACGGTCCCCTAGCAACAAAGGCTTGAGCCCAGGACAAAGGGCTGTGGTCAGAGCGGCTCTCAGCATCCTCCTGAACAAGGCTGTGCTGCAGGGCTGCCCATTGGCCAGATCAG AAATTGATCGGCTCTTGCCAGAGTTCCGGGGTGGATGTTTTCCGCTGTCCTCTATTAGCTCCTCCTACAGAAAAGGTGGAAGGAAGGGCCGTGATAATGGGGCATGGAGACGATCCAACACCAGTCCACGAAAGAAAGGAAGTCCTGCCTCTGGGAGAACCTCTAACAGCTCCCTGCGAGAAG GCTCGGTGGCCAATTCAGACATCCACTTAATGACGAGTGCCAACCATCCCAG GCTCAGCGATGGAGACCCAGTCACGCTGTCTTTCGGCTCTGACGATGAAACCGATCTGATCAGGGAACTACAGACCATGTGCTCCAGTAAATCTGAGCCTGACATAAGCAAG ATCGCTCTGTCCCAGGAGGACTTCATCCTGCTCCCAGGCTCAAGTCGACTTGCTCCCCAGAGGAAGACTGAGCAGAGCTGCACCGGGCTCCAGGCACGGGCCAGAACACAGGGCAGTGTGGAGACCTCCCAGCCTCCTCCACAGCAG ATTGACAGCAGTCATTCAGCAGGAAGTAGTGCCTCTCCTCGACGAGCAGCGAGGCCCAGGTCTCAGCTCCCTGTCCCAAGCAGCAGGGGGCTCCATCAAACGAACAGCAACCCCCACCCAgcgtccaccaccaccaccatcagcagcagcagccgtCCGTCCCAATCCCACAAAAGCACTCCAAGCAGGATCCACGCGAGCAGCAGAACAAGGCAGACCCCAAGCAACAACAGAAACAACCAATCAGAAGAGGAGATCTGGATCCTCAACTCCCATCAAAACTACAGTAATCATGAATAG